DNA from Salvelinus alpinus chromosome 17, SLU_Salpinus.1, whole genome shotgun sequence:
atttcggactccagtgcaagattttccatctttttcttcttgtactgaatgtctatgtctgccagttctatttggcgccggaggtggttgccatacaactttctgatagcttgtgagctctgtgaacacaatacaattagcgcagctggaatttggcaggatgtggtgtccttttattaatacgcactatgttgccaggctggttttcccactgtatagcatctgtgtcctgtaaaagaaattagattttttgattttgatgaggactcctcaccattgtagagtaaatagtactttcacagtcttaacatgatacctcatgccttctggaatccagagagatggtctcctcctcatcatcgtctccatcatgtgctgttgctgctgcactggggccttcaccctatcacatttaatcggattcatattgaagctagtagacaagacatgccaggcctacagtatgcctttgatggagtactcactggatcagcatcgtctggtgcttgtgctggtggctctaacaggaacacagtgctgccagacactgcaaggcaataggtaaaccaaagtcagacagtccaaattgattcaatatgaatgtggttgtatcccatgtagagatggaaggacataccttgaatgaagcgggtggcatcttgggaggaacctatgctcgtctctttccccccagggatcccctctaagacgggcctgcctttatttagctccaaggccatgtcctctgctggggtaaggtcagcctttggtgacccaccacccgtgccttgtctgtgggtattctttttcactgctaaaacagtacagacaatgtgtgagcaggcaccttctgggtacaatatatgcttgtgctttgttaaatattagtcagggaccataccattctgcagaatgttcttgtatttgattttgacctgctgccatgtccgttttggcccgttcatgtttaatctacacacacacacacacacacacacacacacacacacacacacacatttaatggagtcacactgcaaaaaattacttggtatttttgtcttgttttcagtaaaaatatcaaaaaatgtatcatagctttatacagtgtgatggagttactttacacaatttcactcatatct
Protein-coding regions in this window:
- the LOC139543170 gene encoding uncharacterized protein isoform X2, with amino-acid sequence MNGPKRTWQQVKIKYKNILQNAVKKNTHRQGTGGGSPKADLTPAEDMALELNKGRPVLEGIPGGKETSIGSSQDATRFIQVSGSTVFLLEPPAQAPDDADPGEGPSAAATAHDGDDDEEETISLDSRRHEDTDAIQWENQPGNIVRINKRTPHPAKFQLR